In Coriobacteriaceae bacterium, a single window of DNA contains:
- a CDS encoding alpha-amylase family glycosyl hydrolase, producing MWAYETTFYQIYPLGFCGAPRENAAPVAEDEFAQAANAAPNPDAPIMKIAQWADYLQELGIGAVLINPPLESDSHGYDTRSLRHIDRRLGGDADFAAVCETLHDHGIRVLLDAVFNHVGRGFWAFRDVWERKWDSPYKDWFHISFDGDSCYGDGFWYEGWEGHFELVKLNLQNPAVVDYLLESVRRWAEVFGVDGLRLDVAYMLDRDFMRRLHDFTRELKPDFVLIGETLHGDYNQIVNDEMLDSCTNYECYKGLYSSFNSVNMFEIAHSLHRQFGGDPWCIYRGKHLLSFVDNHDVPRLASILTDKSCLRPAYGMLFGMPGIPCVYYGSEWGIVGEKGGPDGDWALRPALDEPAPNELTAFITQLTHLRSADDAAARALNYGAYRNVVIQNKQLLFERACDDATVLVAVNAVDEPYTFGAGELNGSFVDLLADGVPTVELTGTLELAPYEVRYLLRA from the coding sequence ATGTGGGCATACGAGACGACGTTCTATCAGATCTATCCGCTGGGCTTTTGCGGGGCTCCGCGCGAAAACGCCGCGCCCGTTGCCGAGGATGAGTTTGCCCAGGCTGCCAACGCCGCGCCCAACCCCGATGCGCCCATCATGAAAATCGCCCAATGGGCCGACTACCTGCAAGAACTCGGTATTGGCGCTGTGCTCATCAACCCGCCGCTCGAATCTGATAGCCACGGTTACGATACGCGCAGCCTGCGCCACATCGACCGTCGCCTGGGTGGGGATGCCGACTTTGCCGCCGTGTGCGAGACGCTGCACGACCATGGCATCCGCGTGTTGCTCGATGCCGTCTTCAACCACGTCGGTCGCGGCTTTTGGGCCTTCCGTGATGTGTGGGAGCGCAAGTGGGACTCGCCCTACAAGGACTGGTTTCACATCAGCTTTGACGGTGACTCGTGCTACGGCGACGGCTTTTGGTACGAGGGCTGGGAGGGCCATTTTGAGCTTGTGAAGCTCAACCTGCAAAACCCCGCCGTTGTCGATTACCTGCTCGAGTCCGTGCGCCGCTGGGCCGAGGTCTTCGGCGTCGACGGCCTGCGCCTGGATGTTGCCTATATGCTCGACCGCGACTTCATGCGTCGTCTGCACGACTTTACCCGTGAGCTCAAGCCCGATTTTGTGCTGATCGGCGAGACGCTCCACGGCGACTACAACCAGATTGTCAACGACGAGATGCTCGACTCCTGCACCAACTACGAGTGCTACAAGGGCCTGTACTCCAGCTTTAACTCGGTCAACATGTTCGAGATTGCCCATTCGCTTCATCGCCAGTTTGGCGGTGACCCGTGGTGCATTTATCGCGGCAAGCACCTGCTGTCGTTTGTCGACAACCACGATGTGCCGCGCCTGGCAAGCATCCTCACCGACAAGTCGTGCCTGCGCCCCGCTTATGGCATGCTCTTTGGCATGCCGGGCATCCCGTGCGTCTACTATGGCAGCGAGTGGGGAATTGTTGGTGAAAAGGGCGGCCCCGATGGCGACTGGGCGCTACGTCCTGCGCTCGATGAGCCTGCGCCCAACGAGCTGACGGCGTTCATCACGCAGCTGACTCACCTTCGCTCGGCCGACGACGCGGCGGCTCGCGCCCTCAACTACGGTGCCTATCGCAACGTGGTGATCCAGAACAAACAACTGCTGTTCGAGCGCGCCTGCGACGACGCGACGGTGCTCGTGGCGGTTAATGCCGTGGACGAGCCTTACACCTTTGGCGCCGGTGAGCTCAACGGGTCCTTTGTCGACCTGCTTGCCGACGGCGTGCCCACGGTCGAGCTGACGGGTACCCTCGAGCTTGCACCCTACGAGGTGCGCTATCTGTTGAGGGCCTAG
- a CDS encoding aminotransferase class I/II-fold pyridoxal phosphate-dependent enzyme: MRLPMNTSLATLKPSGIRRINALAAQHPGCIALALGEPDFPTPDVISAEVTASLDRGNTHYPPNNGRPALREALSAYMGDAGLTFSADEVILTDGATEALSATFMAMLNPGDEVIIPTPAFGLYESIVVANHAKAVFLDTEPAQFQIDEDALRACVTPATKAIVICSPNNPTGCILDAASLDAVAHVAEQAGIYVVCDDVYNRLVYVDGYERFAQRHPELREQTVVIESFSKPWAMTGWRLGWLAAAAPVIAEIAKAHQYLVSSAVSFEMDAAARALTVDPTPMLKVYRARRERVLASLNNMGLDVVEPAGAFYAFPSIKQFGLTSEDFCIKAIKEANVALVPGDCFGTEGHIRLSYCVSDENLDEGLTRLSTFISTL, translated from the coding sequence ATGCGTCTGCCCATGAATACCTCGCTTGCCACGCTCAAGCCCTCCGGCATCCGTCGGATTAACGCGCTCGCTGCCCAGCACCCGGGATGCATTGCGCTCGCGCTTGGCGAGCCCGATTTTCCCACGCCCGATGTGATTAGCGCCGAGGTGACCGCTTCGTTGGACCGCGGCAACACACACTATCCGCCCAACAACGGTCGCCCCGCCCTGCGCGAGGCGCTGTCTGCCTACATGGGGGATGCGGGCCTTACGTTTTCGGCCGACGAGGTCATCCTGACCGACGGCGCGACCGAGGCCCTGTCGGCCACGTTTATGGCCATGCTCAACCCTGGCGACGAGGTCATTATCCCCACGCCGGCTTTTGGCCTGTACGAAAGCATCGTCGTGGCCAACCACGCCAAAGCGGTCTTTTTGGATACGGAGCCTGCGCAATTCCAGATTGACGAGGACGCACTTCGTGCCTGTGTGACCCCGGCGACCAAGGCTATCGTCATCTGCTCGCCCAACAATCCCACGGGTTGCATCCTCGACGCGGCATCGCTCGACGCCGTGGCACACGTGGCGGAGCAGGCGGGCATCTACGTGGTCTGCGACGACGTATATAACCGCCTGGTCTACGTGGACGGCTACGAGCGATTTGCCCAGCGCCACCCGGAGCTACGCGAGCAGACGGTGGTCATCGAGAGCTTCTCCAAACCATGGGCTATGACCGGCTGGCGTCTGGGTTGGCTCGCAGCCGCAGCCCCCGTCATCGCCGAGATCGCAAAGGCCCACCAATACTTAGTATCGAGCGCCGTCTCCTTTGAGATGGACGCCGCGGCCCGAGCCCTGACCGTCGACCCAACCCCCATGCTCAAAGTCTACCGAGCCCGCCGCGAACGCGTGCTCGCATCCCTTAATAACATGGGCCTCGACGTAGTGGAACCAGCCGGCGCCTTCTACGCTTTCCCGAGCATCAAACAATTCGGCCTAACAAGCGAAGACTTCTGCATCAAAGCCATCAAAGAAGCCAACGTAGCCCTAGTCCCGGGCGACTGTTTCGGCACCGAAGGCCACATCCGCCTAAGCTACTGCGTAAGCGACGAAAACCTGGACGAAGGCTTAACCCGCCTGTCCACCTTCATTTCAACCCTGTAG
- a CDS encoding DNA-deoxyinosine glycosylase, with protein MAASDEGYQHIEHGFEPVFDEHSRVLVLGSFPSVLSRANDFYYGNPQNRFWRVMAACLGVPVPPNEGDLLADSEPATLDASIAAKRSMLLNGGVALWDVIESCDIKGSSDASIKNVVPAHVERITGAAPIEQVICNGGTAGRLYKRYLQERTGLAAVVLPSTSPANAAWRLERLVECWHEAADWAAL; from the coding sequence ATGGCTGCGTCCGACGAGGGCTATCAACATATTGAGCATGGGTTTGAACCCGTGTTTGACGAGCACTCGCGCGTTTTGGTGCTGGGGTCGTTTCCCTCGGTACTTTCGCGTGCCAATGATTTTTATTACGGCAACCCCCAGAATCGCTTTTGGCGCGTGATGGCCGCGTGCCTCGGTGTGCCCGTGCCGCCCAACGAGGGCGACCTTTTGGCGGACAGCGAGCCTGCGACGCTCGACGCCTCGATTGCCGCCAAGCGATCCATGCTGCTCAACGGCGGTGTGGCCCTGTGGGACGTGATCGAGAGCTGCGACATCAAGGGCTCAAGCGACGCGAGCATCAAAAACGTCGTTCCGGCGCATGTCGAGCGCATTACCGGTGCAGCTCCCATTGAGCAGGTGATATGCAACGGTGGTACGGCGGGGCGCCTCTATAAGCGCTATCTACAGGAGCGGACGGGTCTGGCCGCTGTCGTATTGCCGTCAACTAGTCCCGCTAACGCGGCTTGGCGTCTGGAGCGCCTTGTTGAGTGCTGGCACGAAGCCGCTGACTGGGCCGCTCTCTAA
- the feoB gene encoding ferrous iron transport protein B produces MKLDTLEIGKDAVVASVASDDQALRQHILDMGLTPGTEVTMMKYAPMGDPLEIRLRGYELTLRKDDAARIELVDVHDTDTGPRANATIGTTEHPALGEGTYSPRAAKTAVPEGAPLHFALAGNQNCGKTTLFNQLTGSNQHVGNFPGVTVDRKDGTIRNHPEASVTDLPGIYSLSPYTGEEIVSRQFILDENPDAIIDIIDATNIERNLYLTLQLMELDRPMVIALNMMDEVTANGGAVDVNLLESLLGVPVVPISAARNEGIGELVDHALHVARFRERPGRLDFCAPDGPDGGALHRCIHGIANLIEDHAATAHIPVRFAATKLVEGDELVTEALHLDRNELDAIEHIITQMEGEAGTDRLSALADMRFSFIGDVCGRCVVKPHESREHVRSVKIDRILTGRYTAIPAFLVIMGLVFWLTFGVIGAALQGLMEDGIAAIIASADAGLKAFGTNDVVRSLAVDGVLTGVGSVLTFLPIIVVLFLFLSILEDSGYMARVAFVMDKVLRRFGLSGRSFVPMLVGFGCTVPAIMSTRTLPSEHDRKMTVMLTPFMSCSAKLPVYGLLCGAFFPQATVPAMVSLYLIGIVVGCIAALVLNRTAFKGDPVPFIMELPNYRLPSVKTTVMLAWDKARDFITKAFTIIFAATVVIWFLQTFDIRFNVVADQSQSLLAGLGSIIAPALAPLGFGDWRASTALVTGLIAKESVISTLTVLLGATSPAALSTMFSPFTAYVFLVFTLLYPPCVAAIGAVKSELGARYAVAVFAFQVTVAWIVAFVVHSAGILLGLA; encoded by the coding sequence GTGAAGCTCGATACACTCGAGATTGGAAAGGACGCCGTTGTCGCATCGGTGGCATCGGACGATCAGGCACTCCGACAGCATATTTTGGACATGGGCCTAACTCCGGGCACCGAAGTTACCATGATGAAGTATGCCCCCATGGGCGATCCGCTCGAGATTCGCCTGCGCGGCTATGAGTTGACGCTGCGCAAGGACGATGCCGCACGCATTGAGCTCGTGGATGTGCACGACACCGATACCGGCCCGCGCGCTAACGCCACAATCGGCACGACGGAGCACCCGGCACTCGGCGAGGGGACGTATTCGCCCCGTGCGGCAAAAACGGCCGTGCCCGAGGGCGCACCGCTGCATTTCGCCCTTGCCGGCAACCAAAACTGCGGTAAGACCACGTTGTTCAACCAGCTGACAGGCTCCAATCAACATGTCGGTAACTTTCCCGGCGTGACGGTCGACCGCAAGGACGGCACTATTCGTAACCACCCCGAGGCGAGCGTTACCGACCTGCCTGGCATCTATTCGCTGTCGCCGTACACGGGCGAAGAGATCGTCAGCCGCCAATTCATCTTGGACGAAAATCCCGACGCCATCATCGATATCATCGACGCCACCAACATCGAGCGTAACCTGTACCTGACGCTGCAGCTTATGGAGCTCGATCGACCCATGGTCATCGCGCTCAACATGATGGACGAGGTGACGGCCAACGGCGGCGCCGTGGACGTCAACCTGCTCGAGAGCCTGCTGGGCGTGCCTGTTGTTCCCATTAGTGCTGCCCGCAACGAGGGCATTGGCGAGTTGGTGGATCATGCCTTGCACGTGGCGCGGTTCCGCGAGCGCCCCGGTCGCCTGGACTTCTGCGCGCCCGATGGTCCGGACGGCGGCGCGCTGCATCGCTGCATTCACGGCATCGCCAACCTTATCGAGGACCATGCCGCGACGGCGCACATTCCCGTGCGTTTTGCGGCGACCAAGCTGGTTGAGGGCGACGAGCTGGTGACCGAGGCGCTTCACCTGGACCGCAACGAGCTCGACGCCATCGAACACATCATTACCCAGATGGAGGGCGAGGCCGGCACCGACCGCCTGTCCGCGCTGGCCGACATGCGCTTTAGCTTTATCGGCGACGTGTGCGGGCGCTGCGTCGTCAAGCCGCACGAGAGCCGCGAGCATGTGCGCTCCGTCAAGATCGACCGCATCCTGACAGGTCGTTACACGGCCATTCCGGCGTTTCTGGTGATCATGGGCCTTGTCTTTTGGCTGACGTTTGGCGTGATCGGCGCGGCGTTGCAGGGACTTATGGAGGACGGCATTGCTGCCATCATCGCCTCGGCCGATGCGGGTCTCAAAGCGTTCGGCACCAACGACGTGGTGCGCTCGTTGGCTGTCGACGGCGTGCTTACGGGCGTGGGCAGCGTGCTGACCTTCCTGCCGATTATCGTCGTGCTCTTTTTGTTCCTCTCCATTCTGGAAGACTCCGGCTACATGGCGCGCGTGGCCTTTGTCATGGATAAGGTATTGCGTCGCTTTGGTCTGTCGGGCCGCAGCTTCGTGCCCATGCTCGTCGGTTTTGGCTGCACCGTGCCGGCTATCATGTCGACCCGTACGCTCCCATCCGAGCACGACCGCAAGATGACGGTCATGCTCACGCCGTTCATGAGCTGTTCGGCCAAGTTGCCGGTCTACGGTCTGCTGTGCGGAGCGTTTTTCCCGCAGGCGACAGTTCCCGCCATGGTTTCGCTCTATCTGATCGGCATCGTGGTCGGCTGCATTGCCGCCCTGGTGCTCAACCGCACGGCATTTAAGGGCGACCCGGTGCCGTTTATCATGGAGCTCCCCAATTACCGCCTGCCGAGCGTCAAGACGACGGTGATGCTGGCATGGGATAAGGCCAGGGACTTCATCACCAAGGCCTTTACCATTATCTTTGCCGCTACGGTGGTCATCTGGTTCCTGCAGACGTTCGATATCCGCTTTAACGTGGTCGCCGACCAGTCGCAGAGTCTACTTGCCGGTTTGGGTAGCATTATCGCGCCGGCGCTGGCGCCGCTCGGCTTTGGCGACTGGCGTGCATCCACGGCGCTCGTCACCGGACTTATCGCCAAGGAGAGCGTCATCTCGACCCTCACGGTGCTTTTGGGTGCAACGTCGCCCGCGGCACTGTCGACCATGTTTTCGCCGTTCACCGCCTACGTGTTCTTGGTCTTTACGCTGCTGTACCCGCCTTGCGTGGCGGCAATCGGCGCCGTCAAGAGTGAGCTGGGCGCGCGCTATGCCGTTGCCGTGTTCGCGTTTCAGGTGACGGTCGCCTGGATCGTGGCGTTTGTCGTGCATTCGGCAGGTATATTGCTGGGGTTGGCTTAG
- the asnS gene encoding asparagine--tRNA ligase — MNRTKIAQLYADAESLGGQTVTVAGWVKSIRDMKNFGFVTLNDGSCFRDLQVVMNREALDNYDEIAHQNVSAALICTGTVKLTPDAPQPFELSATSIEVEGVSAPDYPLQKKRATVEFLRTQQHLRPRTNLFRAVFRIRSVAAAAIHRFFQEQGFVYVNTPIITTSDCEGAGEMFRVTTLDPKNPPLTESGEVDWSQDFFGKHASLTVSGQLNAENFAMAFGDVYTFGPTFRAENSNTTRHAAEFWMIEPEMAFADLNDYMDNAEAMLKYVLKDVMATCPDELNMLNKFVDKGLIERLDHVANSDFARVTYTEAVEILEQAVAAGHQFDYPVSWGIDLQTEHERFLTEEHFKRPTFVTDYPAEIKAFYMRMNEDGKTVAAADCLVPGIGEIIGGSQREERLDLLEARIKDLGMNPEQYKYYLDLRRYGSCKHAGYGLGFERLVMYLTGVGNIRDVLPHPRTVGNADF, encoded by the coding sequence GTGAACCGCACCAAAATCGCGCAGCTCTATGCCGATGCCGAGTCGCTCGGCGGCCAGACCGTCACCGTCGCCGGCTGGGTCAAGTCCATCCGCGACATGAAGAACTTTGGCTTTGTTACGCTCAACGACGGCAGCTGCTTCCGCGACCTGCAGGTCGTCATGAACCGCGAGGCACTCGACAACTACGACGAGATCGCCCATCAAAACGTCTCGGCCGCACTCATTTGCACCGGCACCGTCAAGCTGACCCCCGATGCGCCCCAGCCCTTCGAGCTTTCTGCCACCTCCATCGAGGTCGAGGGCGTCAGCGCCCCGGATTACCCGCTGCAGAAGAAGCGCGCAACCGTCGAGTTCCTGCGCACCCAGCAGCACCTGCGCCCGCGCACCAACCTGTTCCGTGCCGTCTTCCGCATCCGTTCTGTCGCGGCTGCCGCCATCCACCGCTTCTTCCAGGAGCAGGGCTTTGTCTACGTCAACACCCCCATCATCACCACGAGTGACTGCGAGGGCGCCGGCGAGATGTTCCGCGTGACCACGCTCGACCCCAAAAATCCGCCCCTCACCGAGTCCGGCGAGGTTGACTGGAGCCAGGACTTCTTTGGAAAGCACGCGAGCCTTACCGTATCCGGCCAGCTCAATGCCGAGAACTTTGCCATGGCCTTTGGCGACGTGTACACCTTTGGCCCCACCTTCCGCGCCGAAAACTCCAACACCACGCGCCACGCCGCCGAGTTTTGGATGATCGAGCCCGAGATGGCCTTTGCCGACCTTAACGACTACATGGATAACGCCGAGGCCATGCTCAAGTACGTCCTTAAGGACGTTATGGCCACCTGCCCCGACGAGCTCAACATGCTCAACAAGTTTGTGGACAAGGGCTTGATCGAGCGCCTGGACCACGTGGCAAACTCCGACTTTGCCCGCGTTACCTACACCGAGGCCGTCGAGATCCTGGAGCAGGCAGTCGCTGCTGGCCACCAGTTTGATTACCCCGTCAGCTGGGGCATCGACCTGCAGACCGAGCACGAGCGCTTCCTGACCGAGGAGCACTTTAAGCGCCCGACCTTCGTGACCGACTACCCGGCTGAGATCAAGGCGTTCTACATGCGCATGAACGAGGACGGCAAGACCGTCGCCGCCGCCGACTGCCTGGTTCCCGGTATCGGCGAGATTATCGGCGGCTCCCAGCGCGAGGAGCGCCTGGATCTGCTCGAGGCCCGCATCAAGGACCTGGGCATGAATCCCGAGCAGTACAAGTACTACCTTGACCTGCGCCGCTACGGTTCCTGCAAGCACGCCGGCTACGGTCTGGGCTTCGAGCGCTTGGTCATGTATCTGACCGGCGTGGGCAACATCCGCGACGTCCTGCCGCACCCGCGCACCGTGGGCAACGCCGACTTCTAA
- a CDS encoding alpha/beta hydrolase → MIIENHALWGEEPTEDYPATFTYLGAEPLPDKPNGRRPAVIICGGGGFTHIAPHEQDPVAFAFLDRGYQAFVLNYVTSGTGDVSFPHPQADLAKMVATVRANADEWHVDPKRVCVVGFSAGGMICASLATQWKTGPFAGLAGARPEDIRPDAVVLGYPLLDLAYVRDMQTRDPRIDLRVPKTGGKTGRDLLNDYLSMVTGGEATDEHLTDICPTTHVSRQMPPTFVWGVSDDKTAPVAQAYPFAQRMAEEGVACEMHVFDQGGHGLSLGNANTAVDNEDKQVSVRPWIRLAFRFLERHM, encoded by the coding sequence ATGATTATTGAGAACCATGCGCTGTGGGGCGAGGAGCCGACCGAGGATTATCCGGCGACGTTTACGTATCTGGGTGCCGAGCCGCTGCCCGACAAGCCCAATGGCCGCCGCCCCGCGGTGATCATCTGCGGCGGAGGCGGGTTTACGCATATCGCTCCGCACGAGCAGGACCCGGTGGCGTTTGCGTTTTTGGACCGCGGCTACCAGGCCTTTGTGCTCAACTATGTGACGAGCGGCACGGGCGACGTGAGCTTTCCGCACCCCCAGGCAGACCTTGCCAAGATGGTCGCTACCGTGCGCGCCAACGCCGACGAGTGGCATGTCGATCCCAAGCGCGTGTGCGTCGTGGGCTTTTCGGCGGGCGGCATGATCTGCGCCTCGCTGGCGACGCAATGGAAGACCGGCCCCTTCGCGGGCCTTGCCGGGGCTCGTCCGGAGGATATTCGTCCCGACGCCGTGGTGCTGGGCTATCCGTTGCTCGACCTTGCCTATGTGCGCGATATGCAGACGCGTGACCCGCGCATCGACCTGCGCGTGCCCAAGACGGGTGGCAAGACAGGGCGCGATTTGCTCAACGACTATCTGTCGATGGTGACGGGCGGCGAGGCGACCGATGAGCACCTGACCGACATTTGCCCTACCACGCACGTTTCGCGCCAGATGCCCCCGACCTTTGTGTGGGGCGTTTCGGACGATAAGACGGCGCCGGTCGCGCAGGCCTACCCGTTCGCGCAGCGCATGGCCGAGGAGGGTGTTGCATGCGAGATGCACGTCTTTGACCAGGGTGGCCACGGCCTTTCGCTCGGCAACGCCAATACCGCGGTCGACAACGAGGACAAGCAGGTTTCCGTCCGTCCCTGGATCCGCCTGGCCTTCCGCTTCCTGGAACGCCATATGTAA
- a CDS encoding WYL domain-containing protein codes for MTEAVVENYETTTRGSASMAAYRAVRILQLLSENTGEDKALLSDELVELLAHPDDPARMPISAARRSIYTSISALRHAGYEIDYKRGVGYRLLTRPLADEEIIRLHGMVMRNRSTPIAIRKSMAQHLVAMASADVRGYLDMPEPAPAANDAPVKTTRPRAKRIDTCELVEQAIDHGTTVSFDISNVMTRGETEVVRMTVRPFAIRQRDGVSYLLGTVYDTRGADDTLRTVEVSRMRNVSTRLLDGKKLFAALDEEDSPAPAA; via the coding sequence ATGACCGAAGCCGTTGTTGAAAACTACGAGACCACGACCAGGGGCTCCGCCTCGATGGCAGCCTATCGCGCCGTGCGCATCCTGCAGCTCTTGAGCGAGAACACCGGCGAGGACAAAGCGCTGCTTTCCGACGAGCTGGTCGAGCTTCTCGCCCATCCCGACGACCCCGCCCGCATGCCCATCTCGGCGGCACGCCGCAGCATCTATACCTCGATATCGGCACTTCGTCACGCCGGATACGAAATCGACTATAAACGCGGCGTGGGCTATCGGCTCCTCACCCGCCCACTTGCTGACGAGGAGATCATACGGCTCCACGGCATGGTCATGCGCAACCGATCGACGCCCATAGCCATTCGAAAGAGCATGGCGCAGCACCTGGTCGCCATGGCGAGCGCCGATGTTCGCGGCTACCTCGATATGCCCGAACCGGCACCGGCCGCCAACGACGCGCCCGTCAAGACAACGCGTCCGCGTGCCAAGCGTATCGACACGTGCGAGCTCGTCGAACAGGCCATCGACCATGGAACAACCGTCAGCTTTGATATCTCAAACGTCATGACCCGGGGCGAAACCGAGGTGGTACGGATGACGGTCCGGCCCTTTGCCATCAGGCAGCGCGATGGCGTCTCGTATCTGCTGGGAACGGTCTACGACACCCGAGGCGCCGACGACACCCTGCGCACCGTTGAGGTCAGCCGCATGAGAAACGTCAGCACGCGTTTGCTCGACGGCAAGAAACTCTTTGCCGCGCTAGACGAAGAAGACAGCCCCGCGCCCGCAGCATAA
- a CDS encoding MFS transporter — translation MTQARQDGITLKQWLPLIGLTCCAFVFNTSEFMPIGLLTDIAASFSLTESQAGIMISVYAWGVMLLSLPLMVFASRFEFKRMLLGVLAVFSLGQFLSAVAPTYPILVCARLVVACAHAVFWSVASIMASRLVDTRDGALAISMIATGSSIAQIFGLPLGRAIGLAVGWRMTFAVVGVLSAIAVVYQATVFPAMPAGERFTVKQLPELLKNPLLIALYAVTVFMATGYYAGYSYIEPFLAQVAHVDAGAITMTLTAFGCSGLLGSWLFGRLFDGHRFPFLAIMLSGVPAALLLMGPAASSLAAVLAVCALWGCCATAFNVAFQAELIKNTPADSSAVAMSIFSGLFNLGIGTGTAIGGAVVSGPGIAWIGYAGGAIAVAGVILAITVMFPAIRRAKPVA, via the coding sequence ATGACTCAGGCAAGGCAAGACGGCATCACGCTCAAGCAGTGGCTCCCGCTCATCGGACTCACCTGCTGCGCCTTCGTGTTCAACACGTCGGAGTTTATGCCCATCGGTCTTTTGACTGACATCGCCGCGTCGTTCTCGCTCACCGAGTCCCAAGCCGGCATCATGATCTCGGTCTATGCCTGGGGCGTCATGCTGCTGTCGCTGCCGCTCATGGTGTTCGCTTCGCGCTTTGAGTTCAAGCGGATGTTGCTGGGCGTGCTGGCCGTGTTTTCGCTGGGCCAGTTTCTGTCCGCTGTGGCGCCGACTTATCCCATCCTGGTCTGTGCGCGCCTGGTGGTCGCTTGCGCACATGCCGTGTTCTGGTCGGTCGCTTCGATTATGGCCTCGCGCCTGGTCGACACTCGCGACGGGGCGCTCGCCATCAGCATGATCGCTACGGGCTCGTCCATCGCGCAGATCTTTGGTCTGCCCCTCGGTCGCGCTATTGGCTTGGCCGTGGGCTGGCGCATGACGTTTGCCGTGGTCGGGGTCCTCTCGGCCATCGCGGTCGTCTACCAGGCGACCGTGTTTCCGGCCATGCCGGCGGGCGAGCGCTTTACCGTCAAACAGTTGCCCGAGCTGCTCAAGAACCCGCTCCTGATCGCGCTCTACGCGGTCACGGTTTTTATGGCGACCGGCTACTACGCGGGTTACAGCTATATCGAGCCCTTCCTGGCACAGGTCGCGCACGTCGACGCGGGCGCCATCACCATGACGCTGACGGCGTTTGGCTGCTCTGGTCTGCTCGGAAGCTGGCTGTTTGGCCGCCTGTTCGATGGGCATCGCTTCCCGTTCTTGGCTATTATGCTCTCCGGCGTGCCGGCGGCCCTGCTGCTTATGGGTCCGGCCGCATCGTCGCTCGCTGCGGTTCTCGCTGTTTGCGCGCTATGGGGCTGCTGCGCCACGGCCTTCAATGTGGCGTTCCAGGCCGAGCTCATCAAGAACACGCCGGCGGATTCGTCGGCTGTCGCCATGTCTATCTTCTCGGGCCTGTTTAACCTGGGCATCGGCACCGGCACGGCGATCGGCGGCGCTGTGGTGTCGGGCCCCGGTATCGCCTGGATCGGCTATGCAGGCGGCGCGATTGCGGTCGCGGGCGTCATCCTCGCCATCACGGTGATGTTCCCGGCCATCCGCCGCGCCAAGCCCGTCGCCTAA
- a CDS encoding PTS glucose transporter subunit IIA, with translation MGLLDSLKSTFTSSGEASVPPAASFATREGVIYAPVNGVLVNLSEVPDETIASGMLGQGYGIEPITGTIYAPANGRIGATTVTNHSIGMITEDGLRVFIHVGLGTVEMNGKGFARFVEMGDTVKAGQPLISFDRDAIKAAGHEDIVTVIISELDRLKSIDHVGESGTLIGGNPLVKLGDPLLVAKTK, from the coding sequence ATGGGTCTGCTCGATTCGCTCAAGTCCACGTTCACTTCGTCGGGCGAGGCGTCCGTTCCGCCCGCAGCAAGCTTCGCCACCCGCGAAGGCGTCATCTACGCTCCCGTCAACGGCGTGCTCGTCAATCTGAGTGAGGTTCCCGACGAGACCATCGCCTCGGGCATGCTCGGCCAGGGTTACGGCATCGAGCCCATTACCGGCACCATTTACGCCCCCGCCAACGGTCGCATCGGCGCCACCACCGTCACCAATCACTCCATCGGCATGATCACCGAGGACGGCCTGCGCGTGTTCATCCATGTTGGCCTGGGCACCGTGGAAATGAACGGCAAGGGTTTTGCCCGCTTTGTCGAGATGGGTGACACGGTCAAGGCCGGCCAGCCGCTCATCAGCTTCGACCGCGACGCTATCAAGGCCGCCGGTCACGAGGACATCGTGACCGTCATCATCTCTGAGCTCGACCGCCTCAAGAGCATCGACCACGTCGGCGAGTCTGGCACGCTTATCGGCGGCAATCCGCTCGTCAAGCTTGGCGATCCGCTGCTGGTTGCCAAGACCAAGTAG